From the Candidatus Bathyarchaeota archaeon genome, one window contains:
- a CDS encoding DUF2110 family protein — protein sequence MTDIALLTRIYNTHQLKQLSQVFSGMFDELDVTVTIKGTVNSKWVLLSLEGEDEQIAQNLLDREAGTCPGKVENLKKFSIQKGYVTPIKDKADLFVDIGVFEPKTVLAKISLKHLQKHLTNGEELPLQKIAAQWGITENLPLQLKILNADPQENTVEAELAPKQIIQYHNWRDSLLDRLIILGASKTQIDIAVEQEYLNRDIINTESLGLFEHALVCKLGTDAAGIIGRIGKRLRKAKFAVYNPKKLQLTPQ from the coding sequence ATGACCGACATAGCGCTTCTAACAAGAATTTACAACACTCACCAACTCAAACAACTCAGCCAAGTCTTCTCTGGCATGTTTGACGAACTAGACGTAACAGTAACCATAAAGGGCACCGTAAATAGCAAATGGGTCCTGCTCTCGCTTGAAGGCGAAGATGAACAAATCGCCCAAAACCTGCTTGACCGCGAAGCAGGAACCTGCCCCGGCAAAGTAGAAAACCTCAAGAAATTCTCCATCCAAAAAGGCTACGTCACCCCAATAAAAGACAAAGCCGACCTCTTTGTGGACATCGGAGTTTTCGAACCCAAAACAGTTCTCGCCAAAATCAGCCTAAAGCACCTGCAAAAACACCTCACAAACGGCGAAGAATTGCCCCTGCAAAAAATCGCTGCACAATGGGGCATAACCGAAAACCTCCCCCTGCAACTCAAAATCCTCAACGCAGACCCCCAAGAAAACACAGTAGAAGCCGAACTCGCCCCCAAACAAATCATCCAATACCACAACTGGCGTGACTCTCTGCTTGACCGCCTAATCATTTTGGGCGCTTCCAAAACCCAAATAGACATTGCCGTAGAGCAAGAATACCTAAACCGCGACATCATCAACACAGAATCTTTAGGGCTCTTCGAACACGCCTTAGTCTGCAAACTAGGAACCGACGCCGCAGGCATAATTGGCAGAATCGGCAAACGCCTACGAAAAGCCAAATTCGCCGTCTATAACCCCAAAAAACTCCAGCTAACCCCACAATAA
- a CDS encoding HDIG domain-containing protein, which yields MSDKLPSREQAIALLRSNNCPNEVIEHCIAVADLAKETAQTLQQKGYTVNVDVVEIGALLHDLGRAKTHTVNHAIVGAEIAMAQNLPECVIDIIKRHVGGGITAVEASKLGWPRDGYVPLSLEEKIVSYADKLVEPYGRVSVELTLERLRKENLNAAADRVKKVHDEITHLLEENS from the coding sequence GTGAGTGACAAGCTTCCTAGTAGGGAGCAAGCAATAGCGCTTCTTCGCAGCAACAACTGCCCAAACGAAGTTATCGAGCACTGCATAGCAGTAGCTGACCTTGCTAAAGAAACCGCCCAAACCCTCCAACAAAAAGGCTACACCGTAAACGTTGACGTAGTCGAAATCGGCGCTTTGCTCCATGACCTTGGCAGAGCCAAAACCCATACGGTAAACCACGCTATAGTCGGAGCCGAAATCGCCATGGCACAGAACTTGCCTGAATGCGTAATTGATATAATTAAGCGGCATGTGGGCGGGGGAATAACTGCGGTGGAAGCAAGCAAGCTGGGTTGGCCCCGAGACGGGTATGTGCCTTTGTCTTTGGAGGAGAAAATTGTTTCTTACGCCGACAAACTTGTAGAACCTTATGGGCGCGTATCCGTAGAGTTAACGCTTGAGCGGCTTAGAAAAGAAAACCTAAACGCCGCCGCTGACCGTGTCAAAAAAGTACACGACGAAATAACCCATCTCCTCGAGGAAAACTCATGA